The following proteins are encoded in a genomic region of Acidimicrobiia bacterium:
- a CDS encoding SDR family oxidoreductase: MTRRVALVTGASRGIGKATALALADHGLDVAVTARTVREGEGVDDSDTAGRSVPGSLETTAALVEARDVRALPVPMDLLDRSSLAAAVDRTLEGLGRIDVLVNNAVHTGPGSMLRVEDTTVEMLETKLAANVVSQFVLVRTVLPHMLERGDGTIVDVTSTVAISDPAAPAGEGGWGAAYAMSKGAFHRLVGILAVEYPQLRFHNVDPGYVVTERMEANARALGLEGVYPGAPPSVPASVIAWLATAPEAAELSGQTISAQRFAKERGLHPPWWRR, from the coding sequence GTGACTCGGCGCGTCGCCCTCGTGACCGGTGCGAGCCGCGGCATCGGCAAGGCCACGGCGCTGGCCCTCGCCGATCACGGCCTCGACGTCGCGGTGACCGCCCGCACCGTCCGGGAAGGCGAGGGCGTGGACGACTCGGACACGGCCGGCCGGTCGGTGCCCGGCAGCCTCGAGACGACGGCCGCGCTCGTCGAGGCCCGGGATGTCCGTGCCCTCCCCGTCCCGATGGACCTCCTCGACCGGTCGTCGCTCGCCGCCGCGGTCGACCGCACGCTCGAGGGCCTGGGGCGGATCGACGTGCTCGTGAACAACGCCGTCCACACCGGCCCGGGGAGCATGCTGCGCGTCGAGGACACGACCGTCGAGATGCTGGAGACGAAGCTGGCGGCCAACGTCGTGAGCCAGTTCGTGCTCGTGCGGACGGTGCTGCCGCACATGCTGGAGCGGGGCGACGGGACGATCGTGGACGTCACGTCGACCGTGGCGATCAGCGACCCGGCGGCACCGGCGGGCGAGGGCGGATGGGGCGCCGCGTACGCGATGTCGAAGGGCGCCTTCCATCGGCTCGTCGGCATCCTGGCCGTCGAGTACCCGCAGCTGCGGTTCCACAACGTTGACCCGGGCTACGTCGTCACCGAGCGCATGGAGGCCAACGCCCGCGCCCTCGGCCTCGAGGGGGTCTATCCGGGTGCCCCGCCGTCGGTGCCGGCGAGCGTCATCGCGTGGCTGGCGACGGCGCCGGAGGCCGCCGAGCTGTCGGGCCAGACCATCTCGGCCCAGCGGTTCGCGAAGGAGCGCGGCCTCCATCCGCCGTGGTGGCGGCGATAG
- a CDS encoding cyclase family protein produces MSVRPRYRELPDGCAWHLLDPDVGSLSSLTPERARTAATLVRRGIRFPLDLPLDVPDPPFFGRQAMRHEVFNLRANVLDDKLDNFFPQASTQWDGLGHIAHSNGFFGGRTADQVRAAPGILAWSEDGIVGRGVLLDVARQRPIPGDEPFVVTPALLDETAAAQGVEVQAGDVCCVRVGWLSWYRDLDAAGRAAVSTASRSFEDLRTPGLGPGPDLAAWLWDHEVAALAVDNPAVEPLPVSAALPHGGGFDDTVHARVLALLGIPLGEFFDLDALAEDCARRAIYEFLFTSAPLRLPGGIGSPPNALAIT; encoded by the coding sequence GTGAGCGTCCGCCCCCGGTATCGGGAGCTTCCCGACGGCTGCGCCTGGCACCTCCTGGATCCCGACGTCGGGTCGCTGTCGTCGCTCACGCCGGAACGGGCGCGGACGGCGGCAACGCTGGTGCGGCGCGGGATCCGGTTCCCGCTCGACCTGCCGCTCGACGTCCCCGACCCGCCGTTCTTCGGGCGTCAGGCCATGCGCCACGAGGTCTTCAACCTGCGCGCCAACGTCCTCGACGACAAGCTCGACAACTTCTTCCCGCAGGCCTCGACCCAGTGGGACGGGCTCGGCCACATCGCCCACTCCAACGGGTTCTTCGGGGGTCGCACCGCCGATCAGGTGCGCGCCGCCCCCGGCATCCTGGCGTGGTCCGAGGACGGCATCGTCGGCCGGGGCGTGCTCCTCGACGTGGCTCGACAACGGCCGATCCCGGGCGACGAGCCCTTCGTGGTGACGCCGGCTCTGCTCGACGAGACCGCGGCCGCGCAGGGCGTCGAGGTCCAGGCCGGCGACGTCTGCTGCGTCCGCGTCGGCTGGCTCTCCTGGTACCGCGACCTCGACGCCGCCGGCCGAGCGGCGGTCTCGACCGCCAGCCGCTCGTTCGAGGACCTTCGAACCCCGGGCCTCGGGCCCGGGCCGGACCTCGCGGCCTGGCTGTGGGACCACGAGGTCGCCGCCCTCGCGGTCGACAACCCGGCCGTCGAGCCGCTCCCGGTCTCGGCGGCGCTGCCGCACGGCGGGGGATTCGACGACACCGTGCATGCGCGCGTGCTCGCGCTCCTCGGGATCCCGCTCGGCGAGTTCTTCGACCTCGACGCCCTGGCCGAGGACTGCGCGCGGCGGGCGATCTACGAGTTCTTGTTCACGAGCGCGCCACTGCGACTCCCCGGCGGCATCGGATCCCCGCCCAACGCTCTCGCCATCACCTGA
- a CDS encoding phytanoyl-CoA dioxygenase family protein, giving the protein MTELRFEPVDFDRFHEEELPRRIAAGHGRLAARDLRGAAPLAFRLAGGASWTYVPGAETVDLVPGDAEAATVAELDAPAWSDYANELRTCFGLLYASQVSFPRGSFDDLARWEPAVRALFHGRPVYDADTAELPDPLVRSFALADDDWPGFFRQTGFVHLRGVFAPAEVDELVAEVERLVDAARPGDGRSWWATRADGDEVCCRVTYTTLASARIAALVDDDRIRRLAGLGPEGLVPTLDCLDGFAAVIKQPGAVEGLADLPWHQDCGLGGHPVICPGVQIGVQLDAATADAGQLRFLAGSQGTSCHQLQESAAARLPVVAVDTEPGDVTVHDPHVLHAAPPPTGSGPGRRALYASYVRPETVAYVGPGRGYNDVLFERDARVRSVDEVKAGR; this is encoded by the coding sequence ATGACCGAGCTGCGCTTCGAGCCCGTCGACTTCGACCGCTTCCACGAGGAGGAGCTCCCGCGTCGCATCGCCGCCGGCCACGGCCGGCTGGCGGCCCGGGACCTGCGCGGCGCGGCACCGTTGGCGTTCCGCCTCGCCGGCGGCGCGTCCTGGACGTACGTCCCCGGCGCGGAGACGGTCGACCTCGTGCCCGGGGACGCCGAGGCGGCCACCGTCGCCGAGCTGGATGCGCCGGCGTGGTCCGACTACGCCAACGAGCTCCGGACCTGCTTCGGGCTCCTCTACGCGAGCCAGGTGTCCTTCCCGCGCGGCAGCTTCGACGACCTGGCCCGATGGGAGCCGGCCGTGCGCGCGCTGTTCCACGGCCGGCCCGTCTACGACGCCGACACGGCGGAGCTTCCCGACCCGCTGGTGCGCTCGTTCGCGCTGGCCGACGACGACTGGCCCGGCTTCTTCCGCCAGACCGGGTTCGTGCACCTGCGTGGCGTGTTCGCGCCGGCCGAGGTGGACGAGCTCGTCGCGGAGGTCGAGCGGCTCGTGGACGCGGCCCGGCCCGGCGACGGGCGTTCCTGGTGGGCGACGCGCGCGGACGGGGACGAGGTGTGCTGCCGAGTGACCTACACGACGCTCGCGTCGGCGCGGATCGCGGCCCTCGTCGACGACGATCGCATCCGGCGCCTCGCCGGCCTCGGCCCTGAAGGGCTGGTGCCGACGCTCGACTGCCTCGACGGGTTCGCCGCGGTCATCAAGCAGCCGGGGGCGGTCGAGGGCCTCGCCGACCTGCCCTGGCACCAGGACTGCGGGCTGGGCGGCCACCCGGTCATCTGCCCGGGCGTCCAGATCGGCGTCCAGCTCGACGCCGCCACCGCCGACGCGGGCCAGCTCCGGTTCCTGGCCGGCTCGCAGGGCACGTCGTGCCACCAGCTCCAGGAGTCCGCGGCGGCGCGCCTGCCCGTGGTCGCGGTCGACACGGAGCCTGGCGACGTGACCGTGCACGATCCGCACGTGCTGCACGCGGCGCCGCCGCCGACCGGCTCAGGTCCGGGGCGGCGGGCGCTCTACGCGAGCTACGTGCGGCCGGAGACGGTCGCGTACGTCGGCCCCGGCCGCGGGTACAACGACGTGCTCTTCGAGCGGGACGCCCGGGTCCGCTCGGTCGACGAGGTGAAAGCCGGGCGGTGA
- a CDS encoding LLM class flavin-dependent oxidoreductase: MAMLGLRFDLRVPDFAPTTHARQYEAALDMAAWADGVGLDFVILSEHHGAPDGYLPAPLTLAGAMLGRTSRIGLNVAAVLAPLHDPVRLAEQLVVLDLSAPGRVSLVLGAGYRSVEFAMAGVERAERGRLVEETVDVLRRAWTGEPFTWRGREIVVTPTPATPGGPMIMLGGSTEVAARRAARLRSGFFPAVGDPRLAEIYAEESAAVGFDTGFCSLPAGPGFVFVAEDPDKAWAEIGPHALFDAQTYESWQEGPQRSAVDVAGATTWQDVRASGVYQVLTPDECVALAADADGSVLLHPLMGGIPPELGWTSIELFERAVLPRLRPAS; the protein is encoded by the coding sequence ATGGCGATGCTCGGGCTGCGCTTCGACCTCCGGGTCCCCGACTTCGCGCCGACGACCCACGCCCGTCAGTACGAAGCCGCCCTCGACATGGCGGCCTGGGCCGACGGCGTCGGGCTCGACTTCGTCATCCTCTCGGAGCACCACGGCGCGCCCGACGGCTACCTTCCCGCGCCCCTCACGCTGGCCGGCGCGATGCTCGGCCGCACCTCGCGCATCGGCCTCAACGTCGCCGCCGTCCTCGCGCCGCTGCACGACCCCGTCCGGCTGGCCGAGCAGCTGGTCGTGCTCGACCTGTCCGCGCCGGGCCGGGTCAGCCTCGTCCTCGGCGCCGGGTATCGCAGCGTCGAGTTCGCGATGGCCGGCGTCGAGCGGGCCGAGCGGGGCCGGCTCGTGGAAGAGACCGTCGACGTGCTGCGCCGAGCGTGGACCGGGGAGCCGTTCACCTGGCGGGGTCGCGAGATCGTCGTGACGCCGACGCCGGCCACGCCGGGCGGGCCGATGATCATGCTCGGCGGCTCCACCGAGGTGGCCGCCCGGCGGGCGGCGCGGCTGCGCTCTGGGTTCTTCCCCGCCGTCGGCGACCCGCGCCTGGCCGAGATCTACGCCGAGGAGAGTGCGGCCGTCGGGTTCGACACCGGGTTCTGCTCCCTGCCGGCAGGACCGGGCTTCGTCTTCGTGGCCGAGGACCCCGATAAGGCCTGGGCCGAGATCGGACCCCACGCCCTCTTCGACGCCCAGACCTACGAGTCCTGGCAGGAGGGCCCCCAGCGCTCCGCGGTCGACGTCGCCGGGGCGACGACGTGGCAGGACGTCCGGGCCAGCGGCGTGTACCAGGTGCTCACACCCGACGAGTGCGTCGCCCTCGCCGCCGACGCCGACGGGTCGGTGCTCCTGCACCCGCTGATGGGCGGCATCCCCCCCGAGCTGGGCTGGACGTCGATCGAGCTCTTCGAGCGCGCCGTGCTCCCGCGTCTGCGCCCGGCGTCATGA
- a CDS encoding glucosaminidase domain-containing protein: MPLRRPTGWVAALTVGLLAVSVAATHVAAQTQDPVVAQALASLQQTQADAHAAADKVAATNQQRAAVQAQLAANQARIAQLQAQIPILKAQEDQLRAVLRQRAAALYTAHGPLGQYDALVPDPSLDQVRRRVLAEDAARVDHAHADQLAAIQVQLAQTEGQLQHEQGALQAEQAQLDQLAVQAQAEQALMNQRVADANVALQRAKELGALRAAGREPIQGPSVLTAAQMGGWIRSQGYHPHIETSVDALAQLYIQEGNDEGVRGDFAFAQAVVETGGFEAAPANNYAGMGWCDSCRNGTSFPTPRDGIRAQIQHLLNYADSSSRAARLHHPPSPFWYGPDPTTAATNFDTFFAKGWAPTWKDMGHGNWATDPNYSGKVIHVFNAMVAFAQGGG, encoded by the coding sequence GTGCCGCTCCGACGCCCGACGGGATGGGTCGCCGCGCTCACCGTCGGGCTGCTGGCGGTGTCGGTGGCGGCGACGCACGTCGCGGCCCAGACGCAGGACCCGGTCGTCGCGCAGGCGCTCGCCAGCCTCCAGCAGACCCAGGCCGACGCGCACGCGGCCGCCGACAAGGTCGCGGCGACGAACCAGCAGCGGGCGGCCGTGCAGGCGCAGCTGGCCGCCAACCAGGCCCGGATCGCCCAGCTCCAGGCGCAGATCCCGATCCTGAAGGCGCAGGAGGACCAGCTGCGGGCCGTCCTGCGGCAACGGGCGGCGGCGCTCTACACGGCCCACGGACCGCTCGGCCAGTACGACGCCCTCGTGCCCGACCCCTCCCTCGACCAGGTGCGCCGCCGGGTCCTCGCCGAGGACGCGGCGCGCGTCGACCACGCGCATGCCGACCAGCTCGCCGCGATCCAGGTCCAGCTGGCCCAGACCGAGGGCCAGCTGCAGCACGAGCAGGGCGCGCTCCAAGCCGAGCAGGCCCAGCTCGACCAGCTGGCGGTCCAGGCGCAGGCCGAGCAGGCGCTGATGAACCAGCGGGTCGCCGACGCCAACGTCGCCCTGCAGCGGGCCAAGGAGCTCGGCGCCCTCCGCGCCGCCGGCCGCGAGCCGATCCAGGGACCGTCGGTGCTCACCGCGGCGCAGATGGGCGGATGGATCCGCTCCCAGGGCTACCACCCGCACATCGAGACCAGCGTCGACGCCCTGGCCCAGCTGTACATCCAGGAGGGCAACGACGAAGGCGTGCGTGGGGACTTCGCCTTCGCCCAGGCCGTCGTCGAGACCGGCGGCTTTGAGGCGGCACCCGCGAACAACTACGCCGGGATGGGCTGGTGCGACAGCTGCAGGAACGGCACCTCGTTCCCGACGCCGCGCGACGGGATCCGGGCCCAGATCCAGCACCTGCTGAACTACGCCGACTCGTCGTCTCGGGCGGCCAGGCTGCACCACCCGCCGTCGCCGTTCTGGTACGGGCCGGACCCGACCACGGCGGCGACGAACTTCGACACCTTCTTCGCCAAGGGTTGGGCCCCGACCTGGAAGGACATGGGGCACGGCAACTGGGCGACCGACCCGAACTACTCCGGGAAGGTCATCCACGTCTTCAACGCAATGGTCGCGTTCGCGCAAGGCGGAGGATAG
- a CDS encoding amidohydrolase family protein — MAEFPKVVSVDDHVVEPPGVWQDRLPAKYRDIGPRTMRAPLGEMTFVGGKFSYAPGTDGPMCDWWLYEDLVYPLTRLSAAVGFDRDEVKVTAITFDEMRPGCFDPKARLEDMDANWTEASLSFPTFPRFCGQTFLEADDKDLALLCVQAYNDWMFDEWCGPSGGRLIPLPLIPLWDAELAAREVRRSAGRGGHAVCFTEIPPFLGLPSVHDADGYWDPFFGACAETDTVVCMHIGSSSRMPSTSADAPAGVSSTLTYMNAAMSMVDFLMSGVFEKHPRLQIAYSEGQIGWIPYILERADVVWEQNRAWAGLESKVRKPPSQYYREHVYGCFFDDAHGLDSLEEVGVDNITFETDYPHSDSTWPHTREVAERLTKNLDEDAIYKIMRGNAIRMLSLPLD, encoded by the coding sequence ATGGCCGAATTCCCGAAGGTCGTCTCGGTGGACGACCACGTCGTCGAGCCCCCCGGCGTCTGGCAGGACCGGCTGCCGGCGAAGTACCGGGACATCGGCCCGCGCACGATGCGCGCCCCACTCGGGGAGATGACGTTCGTGGGCGGCAAGTTCAGCTACGCGCCCGGCACCGACGGCCCCATGTGCGACTGGTGGCTCTACGAGGACCTCGTCTATCCGCTGACGCGGCTGTCCGCGGCGGTGGGGTTCGACCGCGACGAGGTGAAGGTCACCGCCATCACCTTCGACGAGATGCGCCCCGGCTGCTTCGACCCCAAGGCCCGGCTCGAGGACATGGACGCCAACTGGACCGAGGCGAGCCTCTCGTTCCCCACCTTCCCCCGCTTCTGCGGTCAGACCTTCCTCGAGGCTGACGACAAGGACCTCGCGCTCCTCTGCGTGCAGGCGTACAACGACTGGATGTTCGACGAGTGGTGCGGCCCGTCCGGTGGACGGCTGATCCCGCTGCCGCTCATCCCGCTCTGGGACGCCGAGCTCGCCGCCCGCGAGGTGCGACGCAGCGCCGGTCGCGGCGGCCACGCCGTGTGCTTCACCGAGATCCCCCCGTTCCTCGGACTGCCGTCCGTCCATGACGCGGACGGGTACTGGGACCCGTTCTTCGGCGCCTGCGCCGAGACCGACACCGTCGTGTGCATGCACATCGGCTCGTCGTCGAGGATGCCGTCGACGTCCGCGGACGCCCCCGCCGGGGTCAGCTCCACGCTCACGTACATGAACGCAGCGATGTCGATGGTCGACTTCCTGATGTCGGGCGTCTTCGAGAAGCACCCGCGCCTGCAGATCGCGTACTCCGAGGGCCAGATCGGCTGGATCCCGTACATCCTCGAACGCGCCGACGTCGTCTGGGAGCAGAACCGCGCCTGGGCCGGCCTCGAGAGCAAGGTCCGCAAGCCGCCGAGCCAGTACTACCGGGAGCACGTCTACGGCTGCTTCTTCGACGACGCGCACGGCCTCGACTCGCTCGAGGAGGTCGGCGTCGACAACATCACCTTCGAGACCGACTACCCGCACTCCGACTCGACGTGGCCGCACACCCGCGAGGTCGCCGAGCGGCTCACGAAGAACCTCGACGAGGACGCCATCTACAAGATCATGCGCGGCAACGCGATCCGGATGCTGTCCTTGCCGCTCGACTGA
- a CDS encoding SDR family oxidoreductase, giving the protein MSAVSVSTPAPPGGIMPLPAPPPEGSTPLPAGTYTGQTVIVTGGGTGLGRAIAVEFARLGASVAVASRDEGHRTAGVAAVAAAGGRGFGVACDVREPTQLAAAFDAVEAELGPVDVLVNNAAGNFPVPAEDLSPNGWRAVTQIVLDGTFFGCRELGRRRIADQRPACIVNVGAAYAWTGGPGFAHSAAAKAGVKNLTETLAVEWGPYGIRVNGLVPGLFPHEDEAEHITAGVPGRGQAEDRRTPAHRVGHPRELGWAAVYLCSPWASYVTGHTLVVDGANWQRRHLLMPEFAPIREQLGRGPFASA; this is encoded by the coding sequence ATGAGCGCCGTTAGTGTGTCCACCCCCGCCCCGCCCGGAGGCATCATGCCGCTGCCCGCGCCGCCCCCCGAGGGCTCGACCCCCCTGCCGGCCGGCACCTACACGGGTCAGACGGTGATCGTCACCGGCGGCGGCACCGGGCTCGGCCGGGCGATCGCGGTCGAGTTCGCTCGGCTCGGGGCCTCGGTGGCCGTCGCCAGCCGCGACGAGGGGCACCGCACCGCGGGTGTCGCCGCGGTGGCCGCGGCGGGCGGGCGGGGCTTCGGGGTCGCGTGCGACGTGCGCGAGCCGACGCAGCTGGCGGCCGCGTTCGATGCCGTCGAGGCCGAGCTCGGACCGGTGGACGTCCTCGTCAACAACGCCGCCGGCAACTTCCCGGTGCCCGCCGAGGACCTCAGCCCGAACGGTTGGCGCGCCGTGACGCAGATCGTCCTCGACGGCACGTTCTTCGGGTGCCGCGAGCTCGGGCGTCGGCGCATCGCCGACCAGCGGCCGGCGTGCATCGTGAACGTGGGCGCCGCTTACGCCTGGACCGGCGGCCCCGGCTTCGCGCACTCGGCCGCGGCCAAGGCCGGGGTCAAGAACCTCACCGAGACCCTGGCCGTCGAGTGGGGGCCGTACGGGATCCGGGTGAACGGGCTGGTGCCGGGGCTGTTCCCCCACGAGGACGAGGCCGAGCACATCACGGCGGGCGTGCCTGGCCGCGGTCAGGCCGAGGACCGCCGGACGCCCGCGCACCGCGTCGGTCACCCCCGCGAGCTGGGTTGGGCCGCCGTCTACCTGTGCTCGCCCTGGGCCAGCTACGTGACCGGGCACACCCTGGTCGTCGACGGGGCCAACTGGCAGCGGCGCCACCTCCTGATGCCCGAGTTCGCCCCGATCCGCGAGCAGCTCGGGCGCGGCCCGTTCGCGTCCGCCTGA
- a CDS encoding enoyl-CoA hydratase/isomerase family protein produces MTEPEFVTLDVEPPLAIITLARPEKLNAWSWASARQLAARADELRFDDRVRAVLLRADGRAFCAGVDLGMPEDRVTGRSPAEKTRNYYERFRWVHERFHVLANLPQPVVVAVHGYCLGAGLEIAMMGDIRVASDDAMFALPESGVGVGIDSGGDLRLVTEIGAGWTRLLAYTGRRIDAATALRLGIVQEVVPADGLLAHARALCDEIAGKAPLAVQAIKRTINFWSERGMAEAMRFVAMSSAPNFVSDDMAEGYQAMAERREVRFEGK; encoded by the coding sequence GTGACGGAGCCGGAGTTCGTGACGCTCGACGTCGAGCCGCCGCTCGCGATCATCACCCTGGCCCGACCCGAGAAGCTGAACGCGTGGTCCTGGGCGTCGGCCCGACAGCTCGCCGCCCGAGCCGACGAGCTGCGGTTCGACGACCGCGTCCGCGCCGTGCTGCTCCGCGCCGACGGCCGGGCGTTCTGCGCCGGCGTGGACCTCGGCATGCCGGAAGACCGCGTCACCGGGCGCTCCCCCGCCGAGAAGACCCGCAACTACTACGAGCGCTTCCGGTGGGTCCACGAGCGGTTCCACGTGCTCGCCAACCTGCCGCAGCCAGTGGTCGTCGCCGTGCACGGCTACTGCCTCGGCGCCGGCCTCGAGATCGCCATGATGGGAGACATCCGCGTCGCGTCCGACGACGCCATGTTCGCGCTCCCCGAATCGGGCGTTGGGGTCGGGATCGATTCCGGTGGTGACCTCCGCCTGGTGACCGAGATCGGCGCCGGGTGGACGCGTCTGCTCGCCTACACCGGCCGTCGTATCGACGCCGCGACCGCGTTGCGGCTCGGCATCGTCCAGGAAGTCGTGCCCGCCGACGGGCTGCTCGCCCACGCACGCGCGCTGTGCGACGAGATCGCGGGGAAGGCCCCGCTGGCCGTTCAGGCCATCAAGCGGACGATCAACTTCTGGTCTGAACGCGGGATGGCCGAAGCGATGCGGTTCGTCGCGATGAGCTCGGCGCCGAACTTTGTCTCCGACGATATGGCGGAGGGGTACCAGGCGATGGCCGAACGCCGCGAGGTCCGCTTCGAAGGCAAATGA